In one window of Meiothermus sp. DNA:
- a CDS encoding alpha-amylase family protein — MDDRRFFQGIAEQMVSLDPYRATDLRARIHRYLNELKAGLQAVYPEADGVAERVARVLGQNLAQRPTDLQALDLERIHTPDWFQKPHIHGYIAYTDRFAGNLKGVAERVPYLKELGIRYLHLMPLLLPRQGENDGGYAVADYRRVRPDLGTMDDLEALCTKLRQEGISLCLDLVLNHVAREHPWAQAARQGDPRYRDYFYIYPDRTLPDAFERTLPEVFPDFAPGNFTWDDELGGWVWTTFNSWQWDVNWSNPEVFLEYLDLILWLANRGVEVFRLDAIAFTWKRLGTNCQNQPEVHALTQALRAAVRIGAPAVAFKAEAIVAPEDLIAYLGTGAHFGKVSELAYHNTLMVQIWSSLASRDTRLFTQALKRFPEKPPSTAWATYLRCHDDIGWAISDTDAAAVGLDGAAHRRFLSEFYKGDFPGSFARGMHFQENPATGDRRTSGMAASLAGLETALESGNPRHVNLAIERLLLAHAVFIGYGEGIPLIYMGDELGMLNDYDYVKEPAHQDDNRWLHRPRMDWAKAQKRRQGGTVEHRLFHGLKALLEARARTPQLHAAFPTQALWQANPHLLLLKRPHPQGTVVQVYNFSEHDQPFPFEALRAEGVVQPFDLISQAPAPAYLGPYARLWLVQHPV; from the coding sequence ATGGACGACCGCCGTTTTTTCCAGGGCATTGCGGAGCAAATGGTTTCATTAGACCCCTACCGCGCTACCGACCTTAGGGCGCGGATTCACCGCTATCTGAACGAATTAAAAGCCGGTTTGCAGGCGGTCTACCCAGAAGCCGATGGGGTAGCCGAGCGGGTGGCCCGGGTGCTTGGGCAAAACCTGGCCCAGCGACCGACCGACCTGCAAGCCCTGGACCTAGAGCGCATCCACACGCCGGACTGGTTTCAGAAGCCCCACATACACGGCTACATCGCCTACACCGACCGCTTCGCCGGAAACCTGAAGGGCGTGGCCGAGCGCGTTCCCTACCTGAAGGAACTGGGCATCCGCTACCTGCACCTGATGCCGTTGCTGCTACCCCGCCAGGGCGAAAACGACGGGGGCTACGCGGTGGCCGACTACCGCCGGGTACGCCCCGACCTAGGAACCATGGACGACCTCGAGGCCCTCTGCACAAAGCTCCGCCAGGAGGGGATAAGTCTTTGCCTGGATCTGGTGCTAAACCACGTAGCCCGCGAACACCCCTGGGCCCAGGCCGCCCGCCAGGGCGACCCCCGGTACCGCGACTACTTTTACATCTACCCCGACCGCACCCTGCCCGACGCTTTCGAGCGCACCCTGCCCGAGGTCTTCCCCGACTTTGCCCCCGGCAACTTCACCTGGGACGACGAACTGGGGGGCTGGGTCTGGACGACCTTTAATAGCTGGCAGTGGGATGTGAACTGGAGCAACCCCGAGGTGTTCCTGGAGTACCTCGACCTGATTTTGTGGCTGGCCAACCGGGGGGTAGAGGTCTTCCGGCTGGATGCCATCGCCTTCACCTGGAAGCGCCTGGGTACGAACTGCCAGAACCAGCCCGAGGTGCACGCCCTTACGCAAGCCCTGCGGGCGGCGGTGCGGATCGGCGCCCCCGCCGTGGCCTTCAAGGCCGAAGCCATTGTGGCCCCCGAAGACCTGATTGCCTACCTGGGCACCGGAGCGCACTTCGGCAAGGTTTCGGAGCTGGCCTATCACAACACCCTAATGGTGCAGATCTGGAGCAGCCTGGCCAGCCGCGATACCCGCCTTTTCACTCAGGCCCTGAAGCGCTTTCCGGAAAAGCCCCCCAGCACGGCCTGGGCCACCTACCTGCGCTGCCACGACGACATCGGCTGGGCCATCTCCGACACCGACGCTGCCGCCGTGGGACTCGATGGGGCCGCCCACCGCCGCTTTTTGTCCGAGTTTTACAAGGGCGACTTTCCGGGGTCGTTTGCCCGGGGGATGCACTTTCAGGAAAACCCCGCCACCGGCGACCGGCGCACCTCGGGGATGGCGGCCAGCCTGGCCGGGCTCGAGACCGCCCTGGAATCCGGCAACCCACGCCATGTGAACCTGGCCATAGAGCGCCTTCTGCTGGCCCATGCGGTCTTTATCGGCTACGGTGAGGGTATCCCGCTCATCTACATGGGCGACGAGCTAGGGATGCTCAACGACTACGACTACGTAAAGGAACCTGCTCACCAAGACGACAACCGCTGGCTGCACCGGCCCCGGATGGACTGGGCCAAAGCCCAGAAGCGGCGTCAGGGAGGCACGGTAGAGCACCGCCTGTTCCACGGCCTGAAAGCCTTGCTGGAGGCTCGAGCCCGCACCCCCCAGCTCCACGCGGCCTTTCCTACCCAGGCCCTTTGGCAAGCCAACCCACACCTGCTCTTGCTCAAGCGCCCGCACCCCCAGGGCACTGTGGTGCAGGTCTACAACTTCAGCGAACACGACCAGCCTTTCCCCTTTGAGGCTTTGCGCGCGGAGGGTGTTGTGCAGCCCTTCGACCTGATCAGCCAGGCCCCCGCCCCGGCTTACCTGGGGCCCTATGCCAGGCTGTGGCTCGTCCAGCACCCAGTGTAA
- a CDS encoding alpha-amylase family glycosyl hydrolase — protein MEWWKTASIYQIYPRSFQDSNGDGIGDLPGIRKRLPYIRDLGFDAIWLSPFYKSPMKDFGYDVADYCDVDPIFGTLKDFDGLMEDAHRLGLRVLIDFVPNHTSDQHPWFKESRSSRDNPKRDWYVWRDPAPDGGPPNNWQAYFGGPSWTFDDKTGQYYLHQFLPEQPDLNWRNPEVRRAMYDVMRFWLDKGVDGFRVDVLWLLVEDALFRDEPDNPHYKPGDIDRFRHIHIYQEDQPETREIVQEMRAVLDEYPGDRVMVGEIYLPYEQLMPYYGTAEKPGCHLPFNFHLIFRGLSNWTAENIRSIVEEYEKSLPPFATPNWVLGNHDQHRLATRIGHDQARVAAMMLFTLRGSPTWYYGDEIGMVDGQIPPEKVQDPAALRQRGTTGEHGLDPGRDPERTPMQWTPHAYAGFSTREPWLPISPDYTEHNVESQDADPFSMLTLVRTLLVVRKETPALFTGAYQTYKAPAGVFAYLRGGEVLVALNFTPEPKTLSTPGGEVLLSTYLDRYDKVEGVLELRPHEGVIVKL, from the coding sequence ATGGAATGGTGGAAAACCGCAAGCATCTACCAGATCTACCCCCGCAGTTTCCAGGACTCGAACGGCGACGGCATCGGCGATCTGCCGGGCATCCGCAAGCGCCTGCCTTACATCCGCGACCTGGGCTTCGATGCCATCTGGCTTTCGCCTTTTTACAAAAGTCCCATGAAGGACTTCGGCTACGACGTAGCCGACTACTGCGATGTGGACCCCATCTTTGGCACCCTGAAGGACTTCGACGGGCTGATGGAAGACGCCCACCGGCTGGGCCTCCGGGTGCTCATCGACTTTGTGCCCAACCACACCTCCGACCAGCACCCCTGGTTCAAGGAGTCCAGAAGCAGCCGCGATAATCCCAAACGCGACTGGTACGTCTGGCGCGACCCCGCCCCGGACGGCGGCCCCCCCAACAACTGGCAGGCCTACTTCGGCGGGCCCTCCTGGACCTTCGACGACAAAACCGGCCAGTACTACCTGCACCAGTTTTTGCCCGAGCAGCCCGACCTCAACTGGCGCAACCCCGAGGTGCGCCGGGCCATGTACGACGTAATGCGCTTCTGGCTGGATAAGGGGGTGGACGGTTTTCGGGTTGATGTGCTCTGGCTTTTAGTCGAGGACGCCCTCTTCCGCGACGAACCCGACAACCCCCACTACAAACCCGGCGACATCGACCGCTTCCGCCATATTCACATCTACCAGGAAGACCAACCCGAGACCCGCGAAATTGTGCAGGAGATGCGCGCGGTGCTGGACGAGTATCCGGGCGACCGGGTGATGGTGGGCGAAATCTACCTGCCCTACGAGCAGCTCATGCCCTACTACGGCACCGCAGAAAAGCCCGGCTGCCACCTGCCCTTCAACTTTCACCTGATTTTCAGGGGCCTGTCCAACTGGACTGCCGAGAACATTCGCAGCATTGTGGAGGAGTACGAAAAGAGCCTGCCGCCCTTCGCCACCCCCAACTGGGTGCTGGGCAACCACGACCAGCACCGCCTGGCCACGCGGATTGGACACGACCAGGCCCGGGTAGCTGCAATGATGCTCTTTACCCTCCGAGGCTCGCCCACCTGGTACTACGGCGACGAGATTGGCATGGTGGATGGGCAAATTCCCCCCGAAAAGGTGCAAGACCCTGCCGCCTTGCGCCAGCGCGGGACCACGGGCGAACATGGCCTGGATCCGGGCCGCGACCCCGAGCGCACCCCCATGCAGTGGACACCCCACGCCTACGCCGGGTTCAGTACCCGTGAGCCCTGGCTGCCCATCTCGCCCGATTACACCGAACACAACGTGGAATCCCAGGATGCCGACCCCTTCTCCATGCTGACCCTAGTTCGCACCTTGCTGGTGGTGCGAAAGGAGACACCGGCCCTGTTCACCGGGGCCTACCAGACCTACAAAGCCCCTGCAGGCGTGTTTGCCTACCTGCGCGGCGGTGAGGTGCTGGTGGCGCTGAACTTTACCCCGGAGCCCAAAACCCTCTCCACCCCCGGAGGGGAGGTACTGCTTTCGACCTACCTCGACCGCTACGACAAAGTGGAGGGGGTGCTCGAGCTCCGCCCCCACGAAGGCGTTATCGTAAAACTATGA
- a CDS encoding low molecular weight protein-tyrosine-phosphatase encodes MTRVLFVCMGNICRSPMAEGILRRKLRERGLEGEFEVDSCGTGGWHEGEPADPRTEQVLARYNALFPHTARRVRAEDLNHFDHIFVMDKENLWTLERMFPAHRGKARLLLELNGGGEVPDPYYGGMEQFEQVYRMLDEALEVFLQTHAPR; translated from the coding sequence ATGACGCGGGTGCTTTTTGTTTGCATGGGCAACATCTGCCGCAGCCCCATGGCCGAGGGCATTTTGCGGCGCAAGCTGCGCGAGCGCGGCCTGGAGGGAGAGTTCGAGGTAGACTCCTGCGGCACCGGCGGCTGGCACGAGGGCGAGCCCGCCGACCCGCGCACCGAGCAGGTACTGGCACGGTACAACGCCCTGTTCCCCCACACCGCCCGCCGGGTTCGCGCCGAGGACTTAAACCACTTTGACCATATTTTTGTGATGGACAAGGAAAACCTCTGGACCCTCGAGCGCATGTTCCCAGCACACCGGGGCAAGGCCCGCCTGCTGCTGGAGCTAAACGGTGGCGGCGAGGTGCCCGACCCCTACTACGGCGGTATGGAGCAGTTTGAACAGGTCTACCGGATGCTGGACGAGGCGCTCGAGGTGTTCCTGCAGACCCATGCACCCCGCTGA